From Thermoleophilaceae bacterium, one genomic window encodes:
- a CDS encoding methyltransferase domain-containing protein, whose protein sequence is MSATAVDRTLELLATPPAGPDASRGYIDLLGGAAPEATGFAPRLMNTGVLPMVYERWWRPGWGLLLTGLTRSAEHRLARELLGLEPGVTVLDVACGPGNFTRDFARAVAPDGLAVGIDASTTMLERAVRDTPGGEAAYVRGDAVLLPFRNETFDAVCCFAALHMFPDAEKALDHMARVLRPGGRVALLTSRRRDPQPLRTLDSITGRLSGQRMFDRREVVGLLEGRGFTDVTQRLAGFAQIVAGRLA, encoded by the coding sequence GTGAGCGCCACCGCGGTCGACCGCACGCTCGAGCTCCTCGCCACGCCGCCGGCCGGTCCGGACGCGTCCCGCGGCTACATCGACCTGCTCGGCGGGGCCGCTCCCGAGGCCACCGGGTTCGCGCCCCGCCTCATGAACACCGGGGTCCTCCCCATGGTCTACGAGCGCTGGTGGCGGCCCGGGTGGGGGCTGCTGCTCACCGGACTCACCCGATCAGCGGAGCACCGGCTGGCGCGCGAGCTGCTCGGGCTCGAACCGGGCGTGACGGTGCTCGACGTGGCATGCGGGCCGGGTAACTTCACGCGCGACTTCGCACGCGCCGTGGCGCCGGACGGGCTGGCCGTGGGCATCGACGCCTCGACGACGATGCTGGAGCGCGCGGTGCGCGACACGCCCGGCGGAGAGGCCGCCTACGTGCGCGGCGACGCCGTGCTGCTGCCCTTCCGCAACGAGACCTTCGACGCCGTCTGCTGCTTCGCCGCGCTGCACATGTTCCCGGACGCCGAGAAGGCGCTCGACCACATGGCGCGCGTGCTCAGGCCGGGCGGCCGCGTGGCGCTGCTCACCAGCCGCCGCCGCGACCCGCAGCCGCTGCGCACGCTCGACTCCATCACCGGCCGCCTGAGCGGCCAGCGCATGTTCGACCGGCGCGAGGTCGTGGGCCTGCTCGAAGGGCGCGGATTCACGGACGTCACCCAGCGCCTGGCCGGGTTCGCGCAGATCGTGGCCGGCCGGCTGGCGTAG
- a CDS encoding fumarylacetoacetate hydrolase family protein → MRLSGFWQAARVRLVTFREPAGAVRVGKLDGEDVRTLAAPTMLHWLAGEGREAAGAKHRLADVQLLAPLPEPPSVRDFYAYEGHVAAGWRRRGGEIPAAWYDAPVFYFSNPASIRGPGEPIERPAASSELDFELEIAAVIGGEGEIAGFTLMNDWSARDVQRAEMTVGLGPHKGKDFAISLGPWLVTPDELPLRNGRLQLEATVTVNGKQRARANAGEQHFGWDELLAHAARDTRLRPGDVLGSGTLNGGCLLELGGGWIEPGDVVALEADGLGMLETPVS, encoded by the coding sequence ATGCGCCTCAGCGGCTTTTGGCAAGCTGCTCGCGTGCGTCTTGTGACCTTCCGCGAACCAGCCGGCGCGGTGCGCGTCGGAAAGCTCGACGGCGAGGACGTGCGAACGCTCGCCGCGCCCACCATGCTCCACTGGCTCGCAGGTGAGGGGAGGGAGGCGGCGGGCGCCAAGCACCGGCTCGCGGACGTTCAGCTCCTCGCCCCTCTCCCGGAGCCGCCGTCCGTGCGCGACTTCTACGCCTACGAGGGCCACGTGGCCGCGGGCTGGCGCCGGCGCGGCGGCGAGATCCCGGCCGCCTGGTACGACGCGCCCGTCTTCTACTTCTCCAACCCGGCCTCGATCCGCGGCCCGGGCGAGCCGATCGAGCGCCCGGCGGCGAGCAGCGAGCTCGACTTCGAGCTGGAGATCGCGGCGGTCATCGGCGGCGAAGGCGAGATCGCCGGCTTCACGCTGATGAACGACTGGAGCGCCCGCGACGTGCAGCGGGCCGAGATGACCGTCGGGCTCGGGCCGCACAAGGGCAAGGACTTCGCCATCAGCCTCGGCCCCTGGTTGGTGACCCCGGACGAGCTGCCGCTCCGCAACGGACGGCTGCAGCTCGAGGCCACCGTGACGGTGAACGGCAAGCAGCGCGCGCGGGCGAATGCGGGCGAGCAGCACTTCGGCTGGGACGAGCTGCTGGCGCACGCCGCCCGCGACACCCGCCTGCGCCCCGGCGACGTGCTCGGCTCGGGCACGCTCAACGGCGGCTGCCTGCTCGAGCTCGGCGGAGGATGGATCGAGCCGGGCGACGTGGTGGCCCTCGAGGCGGACGGGCTCGGCATGCTGGAGACTCCCGTCTCGTGA